A window of the Tursiops truncatus isolate mTurTru1 chromosome 14, mTurTru1.mat.Y, whole genome shotgun sequence genome harbors these coding sequences:
- the FABP1 gene encoding fatty acid-binding protein, liver yields MNFSGKYQVQSQENFETFMKAVGMPDELIQKGKDIKGVSEVVHNGNHFKFTIITGSKVIQNEFTLGEECEMEFLTGEKVKAVVQLEGENKLVTTLKGIKSVTEFNGDTAISTMTLGDIVFKRISKKI; encoded by the exons ATGAACTTCTCCGGCAAGTACCAAGTGCAGAGCCAGGAAAACTTTGAGACCTTCATGAAGGCAGTCG GTATGCCTGATGAACTCATCCAGAAGGGGAAGGACATCAAGGGGGTGTCAGAAGTCGTGCATAACGGAAACCACTTCAAGTTCACCATCATCACTGGCTCCAAAGTGATCCAGAACGAGTTCACCTTGGGGGAGGAGTGTGAGATGGAATTCCTGACTGGGGAGAAGGTCAAG GCGGTGGTTCAGCTGGAAGGTGAGAATAAACTGGTGACAACTCTCAAAGGCATCAAGTCCGTGACTGAATTCAACGGTGACACAGCCATCAGC ACCATGACACTGGGGGACATCGTCTTCAAGAGAATCAGCAAGAAAATTTAG